The Panicum virgatum strain AP13 chromosome 5K, P.virgatum_v5, whole genome shotgun sequence genome has a window encoding:
- the LOC120710508 gene encoding uncharacterized protein LOC120710508 isoform X1, with the protein MAMMCASRGEQDFASFIGIRSAESSGYMRHTFPSPHTTPSSSTIPSRVTVPFVRKTEQGNIDSSLPLSPQNVPFKSPSDFYSYIHRRHPGMERTYFIDYIKNHNASMMRDISEMRSSITRRNAHLVDWLVDNVGPLKMQLIHKKPAVSGCSTPIAPSSITPSDRGHDVSMHTKSTYMTTKRSVCSSEVTPAKKLKSSTGADFGVETPSFDLGIDGSIAVGVEVTPQHIIFAIEPFKYPMQSVSRGVAPARPSCGLAEVSPADSSRHLAQCVVLDIIHVTEEGIDPNGKVLYGQLITQPFQKCVAPDAPVPCVPWAPELLHLKHDPTAVNDLIICCNDLSEAAVRCEWLVH; encoded by the exons ATGGCAATGATGTGTGCCAGCAGAGGGGAACAGGATTTTGCTAGTTTCATCGGT ATTCGTTCTGCTGAATCTTCTGGCTACATGAGGCATACTTTCCCGTCCCCGCATAccacaccttcttcatcaactaTTCCTAGCCGTGTCACTGTACCATTTGTAAGAAAGACGGAGCAGGGCAACATTGATTCATCTTTACCCTTGAGCCCGCAGAATGTTCCGTTCAAAAGTCCAAGTGATTTCTATTCATACATTCACCGACGTCATCCCGGGATG GAAAGGACATATTTTATAGATTACATTAAGAATCACAACGCAAGTATGATGAGGGATATTTCCGAGATGCGCTCATCTATTACGAGACGTAATGCACATTTGGTTGATTGGTTGGTGGATAACGTTGGTCCACTTAAGATGCAATTGATACATAAGAAGCCAGCTGTATCAGGTTGCAGCACTCCCATTGCTCCATCAAGCATAACGCCGTCAGACAGAGGCCATG ATGTTTCTATGCATACCAAATCTACTTACATGACCACCAAGAGATCTGTTTGCTCATCGGAGGTTACACCAGCAAAAAAGTTGAAAAGTTCTACAG GTGCAGATTTTGGTGTTGAGACTCCATCATTTGATCTTGGCATTGATGGCTCAATAGCCGTTGGGGTTGAAGTAACCCCGCAGCACATAATTTTTGCTATCGAACCATTCAAATATCCAATGCAAAGTGTGTCAAGAGGTGTTGCTCCTGCACGGCCATCCTGTGGGTTAGCGGAAGTATCACCTGCTGATTCAAGTAGACACTTAGCACAATGTGTTGTGCTTGACATAATTCATGTAACTGAGGAAGGAATTGATCCCAATGGTAAGGTTCTATACGGCCAATTGATAACTCAGCCGTTTCAGAAATGTGTTGCCCCAGACGCCCCTGTACCTTGTGTACCTTGGGCTCCTGAACTTCTTCATCTTAAACATGACCCGACCGCAGTCAACGACCTCATAATTTGCTGCAACGATTTGTCTGAAGCGGCTGTTAGATG TGAATGGTTGGTTCATTAG
- the LOC120706281 gene encoding uncharacterized protein LOC120706281 isoform X2 gives MNMRSNPTSIKLGGCWLYLQLLYLDSIDLGDNNIPLSWYPRIRWYDTRFLLEFTNHYEKCKGMKAKNAYLNRKRRVPSDHDDKSMPTCPLPDESKEQSTRPAGQERTGSKPNQRSMPSRHHADGSKEACAEHGDQDFKTTRQQSGCTVGDEALGPTTIEEQRISELFGDMKRVVSGLRESLVKCIMAHCRVEGTHEGIKYSPEGVNFKAPGNAADSKIHGKWSVQGGIKKDMPPWYEDNGQGIGEEDVAVNDQTKRKKYRVSEMDADRDNTAFDVAPAHETGRGPQQDLGSNVAAETTQSDGMYTFQDHGKTDEPYLMQQQPVFDCTPERSGGPSTRIPLWQSEGDNCVKNVEEEVKTTSARGERIKKGLSNPSFGNKKREL, from the exons ATGAATATGAGGAGTAACCCAACTTCTATCAAACTGGGTGGTTGCTGGTTGTATTTGCAG TTACTTTACTTGGACAGCATTGACCTTGGAGATAACAACATCCCTTTAAGCTGGTATCCAAGAATCAGATGGTACGATACACGATTTCTGCTAGAGTTCACCAATCATTATGAGAAGTGCAAAGGCATGAAGGCTAAGAACGCATATTTGAACAGGAAG AGGCGTGTACCAAGCGACCATGATGATAAAAGTATGCCCACATGCCCACTCCCAGATGAAAGCAAAGAACAAAGTACTCGACCAGCCGGgcaagaaagaactggcagcaAACCTAACCAGAGATCAATGCCTTCTAGGCACCATGCAGATGGTAGCAAAGAGGCATGCGCAGAACATGGTGACCAAGACTTCAAGACAACTCGACAGCAAAGTGGGTGTACAGTGGGAGACGAAGCTTTGGGACCCACTACAATAGAG GAACAAAGAATAAGTGAGTTATTTGGAGACATGAAAAGAGTGGTGTCAGGACTTAGGGAAAGCCTTGTCAAGTGTATCATGGCGCACTGTAGGGTCGAAGGAACGCATGAAGGCATAAAATATAGTCCGGAAG GAGTTAATTTTAAAGCACCAGGAAATGCGGCAGATTCGAAGATACATGGGAAATGGTCAGTTCAAGGGGGCATTAAGAAAGACATGCCTCCATGGTATGAGGATAATGGACAGGGCATAGGAGAAGAAGATGTTGCTGTGAATGATCAAactaaaaggaaaaaatatcgTGTATCTGAAATGGATGCTGATAGGGACAACACAGCATTCGACGTGGCACCAGCACATGAAACAG GGCGTGGACCTCAGCAGGATCTAGGCTCAAATGTGGCGGCTGAAACAACCCAGTCTGATGGCATGTATACTTTCCAGGACCATGGAAAAACAGATGAACCAT ATCTGATGCAGCAACAGCCAGTGTTCGACTGCACGCCAGAGAGAAGTG GAGGACCTTCAACACGAATTCCGTTGTGGCAAAGTGAAGGAGATAATTGTGTGAAGAACGTTGAAGAGGAAGTAAAAACAACGAGTGCAA GGGGTGAAAGAATTAAGAAGGGTTTGAGCAATCCAAGCTTCGGCAACAAAAAAAGAGAACTCTGA
- the LOC120710508 gene encoding uncharacterized protein LOC120710508 isoform X2, protein MAMMCASRGEQDFASFIGIRSAESSGYMRHTFPSPHTTPSSSTIPSRVTVPFVRKTEQGNIDSSLPLSPQNVPFKSPSDFYSYIHRRHPGMERTYFIDYIKNHNASMMRDISEMRSSITRRNAHLVDWLVDNVGPLKMQLIHKKPAVSGCSTPIAPSSITPSDRGHDVSMHTKSTYMTTKRSVCSSEVTPAKKLKSSTDFGVETPSFDLGIDGSIAVGVEVTPQHIIFAIEPFKYPMQSVSRGVAPARPSCGLAEVSPADSSRHLAQCVVLDIIHVTEEGIDPNGKVLYGQLITQPFQKCVAPDAPVPCVPWAPELLHLKHDPTAVNDLIICCNDLSEAAVRCEWLVH, encoded by the exons ATGGCAATGATGTGTGCCAGCAGAGGGGAACAGGATTTTGCTAGTTTCATCGGT ATTCGTTCTGCTGAATCTTCTGGCTACATGAGGCATACTTTCCCGTCCCCGCATAccacaccttcttcatcaactaTTCCTAGCCGTGTCACTGTACCATTTGTAAGAAAGACGGAGCAGGGCAACATTGATTCATCTTTACCCTTGAGCCCGCAGAATGTTCCGTTCAAAAGTCCAAGTGATTTCTATTCATACATTCACCGACGTCATCCCGGGATG GAAAGGACATATTTTATAGATTACATTAAGAATCACAACGCAAGTATGATGAGGGATATTTCCGAGATGCGCTCATCTATTACGAGACGTAATGCACATTTGGTTGATTGGTTGGTGGATAACGTTGGTCCACTTAAGATGCAATTGATACATAAGAAGCCAGCTGTATCAGGTTGCAGCACTCCCATTGCTCCATCAAGCATAACGCCGTCAGACAGAGGCCATG ATGTTTCTATGCATACCAAATCTACTTACATGACCACCAAGAGATCTGTTTGCTCATCGGAGGTTACACCAGCAAAAAAGTTGAAAAGTTCTACAG ATTTTGGTGTTGAGACTCCATCATTTGATCTTGGCATTGATGGCTCAATAGCCGTTGGGGTTGAAGTAACCCCGCAGCACATAATTTTTGCTATCGAACCATTCAAATATCCAATGCAAAGTGTGTCAAGAGGTGTTGCTCCTGCACGGCCATCCTGTGGGTTAGCGGAAGTATCACCTGCTGATTCAAGTAGACACTTAGCACAATGTGTTGTGCTTGACATAATTCATGTAACTGAGGAAGGAATTGATCCCAATGGTAAGGTTCTATACGGCCAATTGATAACTCAGCCGTTTCAGAAATGTGTTGCCCCAGACGCCCCTGTACCTTGTGTACCTTGGGCTCCTGAACTTCTTCATCTTAAACATGACCCGACCGCAGTCAACGACCTCATAATTTGCTGCAACGATTTGTCTGAAGCGGCTGTTAGATG TGAATGGTTGGTTCATTAG
- the LOC120706281 gene encoding uncharacterized protein LOC120706281 isoform X1: MNMRSNPTSIKLGGCWLYLQLLYLDSIDLGDNNIPLSWYPRIRWYDTRFLLEFTNHYEKCKGMKAKNAYLNRKRRVPSDHDDKSMPTCPLPDESKEQSTRPAGQERTGSKPNQRSMPSRHHADGSKEACAEHGDQDFKTTRQQSGCTVGDEALGPTTIEKIVEQIKHGLEQVTSQLEIVANTAHEENKRNFEAQEQRISELFGDMKRVVSGLRESLVKCIMAHCRVEGTHEGIKYSPEGVNFKAPGNAADSKIHGKWSVQGGIKKDMPPWYEDNGQGIGEEDVAVNDQTKRKKYRVSEMDADRDNTAFDVAPAHETGRGPQQDLGSNVAAETTQSDGMYTFQDHGKTDEPYLMQQQPVFDCTPERSGGPSTRIPLWQSEGDNCVKNVEEEVKTTSARGERIKKGLSNPSFGNKKREL; the protein is encoded by the exons ATGAATATGAGGAGTAACCCAACTTCTATCAAACTGGGTGGTTGCTGGTTGTATTTGCAG TTACTTTACTTGGACAGCATTGACCTTGGAGATAACAACATCCCTTTAAGCTGGTATCCAAGAATCAGATGGTACGATACACGATTTCTGCTAGAGTTCACCAATCATTATGAGAAGTGCAAAGGCATGAAGGCTAAGAACGCATATTTGAACAGGAAG AGGCGTGTACCAAGCGACCATGATGATAAAAGTATGCCCACATGCCCACTCCCAGATGAAAGCAAAGAACAAAGTACTCGACCAGCCGGgcaagaaagaactggcagcaAACCTAACCAGAGATCAATGCCTTCTAGGCACCATGCAGATGGTAGCAAAGAGGCATGCGCAGAACATGGTGACCAAGACTTCAAGACAACTCGACAGCAAAGTGGGTGTACAGTGGGAGACGAAGCTTTGGGACCCACTACAATAGAG aaaattgtagaacaaATTAAACATGGCCTTGAACAAGTTACATCGCAACTAGAAATTGTTGCCAACACTGCTCATGAAGAAAATAAGAGAAACTTTGAGGCACAGGAACAAAGAATAAGTGAGTTATTTGGAGACATGAAAAGAGTGGTGTCAGGACTTAGGGAAAGCCTTGTCAAGTGTATCATGGCGCACTGTAGGGTCGAAGGAACGCATGAAGGCATAAAATATAGTCCGGAAG GAGTTAATTTTAAAGCACCAGGAAATGCGGCAGATTCGAAGATACATGGGAAATGGTCAGTTCAAGGGGGCATTAAGAAAGACATGCCTCCATGGTATGAGGATAATGGACAGGGCATAGGAGAAGAAGATGTTGCTGTGAATGATCAAactaaaaggaaaaaatatcgTGTATCTGAAATGGATGCTGATAGGGACAACACAGCATTCGACGTGGCACCAGCACATGAAACAG GGCGTGGACCTCAGCAGGATCTAGGCTCAAATGTGGCGGCTGAAACAACCCAGTCTGATGGCATGTATACTTTCCAGGACCATGGAAAAACAGATGAACCAT ATCTGATGCAGCAACAGCCAGTGTTCGACTGCACGCCAGAGAGAAGTG GAGGACCTTCAACACGAATTCCGTTGTGGCAAAGTGAAGGAGATAATTGTGTGAAGAACGTTGAAGAGGAAGTAAAAACAACGAGTGCAA GGGGTGAAAGAATTAAGAAGGGTTTGAGCAATCCAAGCTTCGGCAACAAAAAAAGAGAACTCTGA
- the LOC120710506 gene encoding uncharacterized protein LOC120710506 — protein MSSVQSGSVSSVGSGVQIGVEKRDALGVGHEVHVQRLGASGSGLDWNSDSASVQGRIGDSMGCSNDPPSPNLQDSAAGVGDGAEGLGDSSWCTNPSVKLQLDDSDAASEAAEYIVDVCSSEEEEGDATSSATKKRRVA, from the exons ATGTCATCGGTGCAGTCAGGAAGTGTCTCTTCAGTG GGATCGGGCGTGCAAATCGGTGTGGAGAAGAGGGATGCACTGGGGGTTGGCCATGAAGTCCACGTGCAGAGGTTAGGGGCCAGTGGTTCAGGTCTGGACTGGAATTCCGATTCG GCTTCAGTGCAGGGGCGGATAGGTGACTCCATGGGTTGCAGCAATGATCCCCCGTCACCAAACCTTCAGGACTCCGCAGCTGGTGTAGGAGATGGAGCTGAAGGGCTTGGCGATTCTAGCTGGTGTACCAATCCATCTGTCAAACTTCAGCTTGACGACTCTGATGCAGCATCCGAGGCCGCTGAGTACATCGTGGATGTCTGTAGttctgaggaagaagagggcgaTGCTACCAGCTCGGCAACAAAGAAGCGTCGTGTCGCCTAG